The following are encoded in a window of Maylandia zebra isolate NMK-2024a linkage group LG5, Mzebra_GT3a, whole genome shotgun sequence genomic DNA:
- the cacna2d2b gene encoding voltage-dependent calcium channel subunit alpha-2/delta-2b isoform X2: protein MAIGERSCSIVCLLSIQIIFIFSASWPGAQGLFPQQYTMMHWARRIEQEIDRVFQHITGAQQLKGIYNEERRRFSLVKNQPRKIVEKVASDIEKLLAKKRKALDRLASEAERLQREHLWQDEIKELDMAYYDSKAELDYYSMDGEGEVENPSHIKLEFVYDPNFKNNVNYSYTAVQIPTDIYKGAPVILNELNWTQALEKVFMENSREDPSLLWQAFGSATGVTRYYPATPWKAPDKIDLYDVRRRPWYIQGASSPKDMVILVDVSGSVSGLTLKLIKASVMEMLDTLSDDDYVNVARFNEKAVAVVPCFSHLVQANVRNKKIFKDAVQQMQAKGTTDYKSGFHFAFNQLLNKTNVPRANCNKIIMLFTDGGEDRAQDVFMQYNWPNKTVRVFTFSVGQHNYDVTPLQWIACTNKGYYFEIRSICAIRINTQEYLDVLGRPMVLAGSEAKQVQWTNVYQDALGLGMVVTGTLPVFNLTMDGNSQLILGVMGVDVHLDEIKRLTPRYNLGANGYIFAIDPNGYLLLHPNLQPKLVNLPEPVTLDFLDAELEDSNKEEIRRQMIDGRPGEMQIKTLVLSIDERYIDEVYRGYTWTPINGTDYSLGLVLPSYNEYYIKADLSDVMLQLQYMQSLLPSSFESSGHVFLAPREYCKRLQLSDNNTQFLQNFLSLMLDLSPESDECDHGLIHNLIFDSRIIGQLASRVWKNKDLNSYGFLAVFASTDGGITRVFPNIAAELWDEDPEPFNSNFYRRSLDNKGYMFRSTLRSSLDDPIAAENGTSEIVVSSAVEVNLAGKLLRPAVVGGKLDLEAWVDKFKILASNMSDGRQGSHKCGPLRSCEMDCEMDTNELGCYLIDDGGFLVMSNQADHFQKIGLFFGDVDAPLMYALYNNSIFTRRQSFQYQSACEPVSSSHTGAAPRGVFVPSIADVLSLAWWTSTMAWSVFQQLLYGLAYNSWLYQADVLIEGFETKESSCVTIQSQFYFTNTTNSYNMLQDCGNCSRLFHAKRIENTNLLFVVAEKLLCQSCEIETLTQVRTEFQEENPCEVLNNTRYRKGPTSCFDYSALENTSECGRGHSLQSSIGVLLFIQLTLPLFHLSHMQTL from the exons ATATACAATGAAGAAAGGCGTCGGTTTAGTCTGGTGAAGAATCAGCCTCGCAAGATTGTTGAAAAAGTGGCCTCGGATATTGAGAAACTTCTGGCTAAAAAGCGCAAAGCACTTGAT AGGTTAGCCAGTGAAGCAGAGCGGCTCCAGCGGGAGCATCTGTGGCAGGATGAAATCAAG GAGCTGGACATGGCTTATTATGATTCCAAGGCAGAGCTGGATTAT TATTCCATGGATGGAGAAGGAGAGGTGGAAAATCCCTCTCACATCAAGCTGGAGTTTGTGTATGACCCAAACTTCAAGAATAATGTCAACTATTCCTACACAGCTGTTCAGATTCCCACGGATATTTATAAAGGAG CTCCCGTCATTCTAAACGAACTGAACTGGACGCAGGCGTTGGAGAAAGTCTTCATGGAGAATAGTCGAGAGGATCCGTCACTGCTGTGGCAAGCATTTGGGAGCGCGACAGGAGTCACTCGCTATTATCCAG caacACCCTGGAAAGCTCCTGATAAAATTGACCTGTATGATgtcaggaggaggccctg GTACATCCAGGGTGCCTCATCCCCCAAAGACATGGTCATCCTTGTTGACGT GAGTGGCAGTGTCAGTGGACTCACCCTGAAACTGATCAAAGCGTCAGTGATGGAAATGCTGGACACTTTATCCGACGATGACTATGTCAATGTGGCCAGG tttaatGAGAAGGCTGTGGCTGTGGTCCCTTGCTTTAGCCATCTAGTCCAGGCTAATGTGCGCAACAAAAAGATTTTCAAGGATGCAGTGCAGCAGATGCAGGCTAAAGGCACCACTGACTACAAGTCTGGATTTCACTTTGCCTTCAATCAGCTATTAAAT AAAACAAATGTCCCCCGGGCTAACTGCAATAAAATAATCATGCTGTTTACTGACGGAGGAGAGGACCGAGCTCAGGATGTTTTCATGCAATACAACTGGCCCAACAAAACG GTTCGAGTATTTACCTTTTCTGTGGGCCAGCATAACTATGATGTCACACCCTTACAGTGGATTGCGTGCACCAATAAAG GTTACTATTTCGAGATCCGTTCCATCTGCGCTATAAGGATTAACACCCAG GAGTACCTTGACGTGCTGGGACGCCCCATGGTTCTGGCAGGCAGCGAAGCCAAGCAGGTTCAGTGGACCAATGTGTATCAGGATGCTCTG GGTCTTGGCATGGTAGTAACTGGGACTTTGCCTGTTTTTAATCTCACCATGGACGGAAACTCACAG CTGATTTTAGGTGTCATGGGAGTCGACGTGCATCTTGATGAGATAAAGCGACTCACACCGCGGTACAAT CTCGGGGCCAACGGATACATATTTGCCATCGATCCAAACGGATACCTGCTCCTTCATCCTAATCTCCAGCCAAAG CTTGTGAATCTGCCAGAACCTGTGACGCTGGACTTCCTGGACGCAGAGTTGGAGGACAGCAATAAAGAAGAG ATCCGCCGACAGATGATCGATGGAAGACCAGGTGAAATGCAGATCAAAACTCTGGTACTGTCGATTGACGAG CGCTACATCGATGAGGTCTACAGGGGTTACACCTGGACTCCTATCAATGGAACAGACTACAG TCTCGGTCTAGTATTACCATCCTACAATGAGTACTACATCAAGGCAGATCTGAGCGATGTGATGCTGCAGCTCCAGT ATATGCAGTCTTTGCTGCCCAGCTCCTTTGAATCATCAGGGCACGTGTTTCTAGCTCCAAG GGAATACTGCAAGCGTCTGCAGCTTTCTGACAACAACACCCAGTTCTTGCAGAACTTTCTGTCTCTCATGCTTGACCTCTCCCCTGAATCTGATGAGT gTGACCATGGCCTGATCCACAACCTGATTTTTGATTCTAGGATCATCGGGCAGCTTGCTTCTCGTGTATGGAAGAACAAGGACCTCAATTC GTATGGCTTCCTAGCTGTATTTGCATCCACAGACGGAGGAATAACACGAGTTTTTCCCAACAT AGCTGCCGAGTTGTGGGATGAGGACCCTGAACCCTTCAATTCAAATTTCTACAGACGGAGCCTCGACAACAAAGGCTACATGTTCAGATCTACACTCAGATCCT CTTTGGATGACCCCATTGCAGCAGAAAATGGGACGAGTGAAATTGTGGTTAGTTCAGCTGTGGAGGTTAATTTAGCAGGAAAACTGCTCAGACCTGCAG TGGTTGGTGGGAAGCTGGACTTGGAAGCTTGGGTGGATAAGTTCAAAATCCTGGCCAGCAACATGTCAGACGGCCGGCAGGGGTCACACAAG TGTGGACCTCTGAGAAGTTGCGAGATGGATTGCGAGATGGACACAAAT GAACTCGGCTGCTATCTCATTGATGATGGTGGGTTCCTGGTTATGTCCAATCAGGCAGATCACTTCCAAAAG attGGTCTTTTCTTTGGCGATGTGGACGCTCCCCTGATGTATGCCCTCTACAACAATTCGATCTTCACTCGACGGCAGTCTTTCCAGTACCAGTCTGCATGTGAGCCGGTCAGCAGCAGCCACACCGGCGCAGCACCGAGAGGTGTTTTTGTG cCGTCCATTGCTGATGTTTTGAGCTTGGCATGGTGGACATCAACAATGGCATG GTCTGTGTTTCAGCAGCTTCTTTATGGACTGGCCTATAACAGCTGGCTCTATCAAG CTGATGTCCTCATCGAAGGCTTTGAGACTAAAGAAAGCAGCTGTGTGACCATCCAAAGCCAGTTCTACTtcacaaacaccacaaactCCTACAATATGCTGCAGGACTGTGGAAACTGCTCCAG ACTGTTCCATGCAAAGAGGATCGAAAACACAAACCTGCTTTTTGTGGTCGCCGAGAAACTGCTCTGCCAGTCGTGTGAGATTGAGACACTGACCCAGGTCAGAACAGAGT TTCAGGAGGAAAATCCGTGTGAAGTATTGAACAATACACGATATCGTAAAGGCCCGACTTCCTGCTTTGACTACAGTGCCTTA GAAAACACGTCAGAGTGTGGACGAGGTCATTCCCTGCAGTCCTCCATAGGAGTCCTCCTCTTCATTCAGCTCACTCTGCCTCTCTTTCATCTCTCACACATGCAAACGCTCTGA
- the cacna2d2b gene encoding voltage-dependent calcium channel subunit alpha-2/delta-2b isoform X1: MAIGERSCSIVCLLSIQIIFIFSASWPGAQGLFPQQYTMMHWARRIEQEIDRVFQHITGAQQLKGIYNEERRRFSLVKNQPRKIVEKVASDIEKLLAKKRKALDRLASEAERLQREHLWQDEIKELDMAYYDSKAELDYYSMDGEGEVENPSHIKLEFVYDPNFKNNVNYSYTAVQIPTDIYKGAPVILNELNWTQALEKVFMENSREDPSLLWQAFGSATGVTRYYPATPWKAPDKIDLYDVRRRPWYIQGASSPKDMVILVDVSGSVSGLTLKLIKASVMEMLDTLSDDDYVNVARFNEKAVAVVPCFSHLVQANVRNKKIFKDAVQQMQAKGTTDYKSGFHFAFNQLLNKTNVPRANCNKIIMLFTDGGEDRAQDVFMQYNWPNKTVRVFTFSVGQHNYDVTPLQWIACTNKGYYFEIRSICAIRINTQEYLDVLGRPMVLAGSEAKQVQWTNVYQDALGLGMVVTGTLPVFNLTMDGNSQNQLILGVMGVDVHLDEIKRLTPRYNLGANGYIFAIDPNGYLLLHPNLQPKLVNLPEPVTLDFLDAELEDSNKEEIRRQMIDGRPGEMQIKTLVLSIDERYIDEVYRGYTWTPINGTDYSLGLVLPSYNEYYIKADLSDVMLQLQYMQSLLPSSFESSGHVFLAPREYCKRLQLSDNNTQFLQNFLSLMLDLSPESDECDHGLIHNLIFDSRIIGQLASRVWKNKDLNSYGFLAVFASTDGGITRVFPNIAAELWDEDPEPFNSNFYRRSLDNKGYMFRSTLRSSLDDPIAAENGTSEIVVSSAVEVNLAGKLLRPAVVGGKLDLEAWVDKFKILASNMSDGRQGSHKCGPLRSCEMDCEMDTNELGCYLIDDGGFLVMSNQADHFQKIGLFFGDVDAPLMYALYNNSIFTRRQSFQYQSACEPVSSSHTGAAPRGVFVPSIADVLSLAWWTSTMAWSVFQQLLYGLAYNSWLYQADVLIEGFETKESSCVTIQSQFYFTNTTNSYNMLQDCGNCSRLFHAKRIENTNLLFVVAEKLLCQSCEIETLTQVRTEFQEENPCEVLNNTRYRKGPTSCFDYSALENTSECGRGHSLQSSIGVLLFIQLTLPLFHLSHMQTL, encoded by the exons ATATACAATGAAGAAAGGCGTCGGTTTAGTCTGGTGAAGAATCAGCCTCGCAAGATTGTTGAAAAAGTGGCCTCGGATATTGAGAAACTTCTGGCTAAAAAGCGCAAAGCACTTGAT AGGTTAGCCAGTGAAGCAGAGCGGCTCCAGCGGGAGCATCTGTGGCAGGATGAAATCAAG GAGCTGGACATGGCTTATTATGATTCCAAGGCAGAGCTGGATTAT TATTCCATGGATGGAGAAGGAGAGGTGGAAAATCCCTCTCACATCAAGCTGGAGTTTGTGTATGACCCAAACTTCAAGAATAATGTCAACTATTCCTACACAGCTGTTCAGATTCCCACGGATATTTATAAAGGAG CTCCCGTCATTCTAAACGAACTGAACTGGACGCAGGCGTTGGAGAAAGTCTTCATGGAGAATAGTCGAGAGGATCCGTCACTGCTGTGGCAAGCATTTGGGAGCGCGACAGGAGTCACTCGCTATTATCCAG caacACCCTGGAAAGCTCCTGATAAAATTGACCTGTATGATgtcaggaggaggccctg GTACATCCAGGGTGCCTCATCCCCCAAAGACATGGTCATCCTTGTTGACGT GAGTGGCAGTGTCAGTGGACTCACCCTGAAACTGATCAAAGCGTCAGTGATGGAAATGCTGGACACTTTATCCGACGATGACTATGTCAATGTGGCCAGG tttaatGAGAAGGCTGTGGCTGTGGTCCCTTGCTTTAGCCATCTAGTCCAGGCTAATGTGCGCAACAAAAAGATTTTCAAGGATGCAGTGCAGCAGATGCAGGCTAAAGGCACCACTGACTACAAGTCTGGATTTCACTTTGCCTTCAATCAGCTATTAAAT AAAACAAATGTCCCCCGGGCTAACTGCAATAAAATAATCATGCTGTTTACTGACGGAGGAGAGGACCGAGCTCAGGATGTTTTCATGCAATACAACTGGCCCAACAAAACG GTTCGAGTATTTACCTTTTCTGTGGGCCAGCATAACTATGATGTCACACCCTTACAGTGGATTGCGTGCACCAATAAAG GTTACTATTTCGAGATCCGTTCCATCTGCGCTATAAGGATTAACACCCAG GAGTACCTTGACGTGCTGGGACGCCCCATGGTTCTGGCAGGCAGCGAAGCCAAGCAGGTTCAGTGGACCAATGTGTATCAGGATGCTCTG GGTCTTGGCATGGTAGTAACTGGGACTTTGCCTGTTTTTAATCTCACCATGGACGGAAACTCACAG AATCAGCTGATTTTAGGTGTCATGGGAGTCGACGTGCATCTTGATGAGATAAAGCGACTCACACCGCGGTACAAT CTCGGGGCCAACGGATACATATTTGCCATCGATCCAAACGGATACCTGCTCCTTCATCCTAATCTCCAGCCAAAG CTTGTGAATCTGCCAGAACCTGTGACGCTGGACTTCCTGGACGCAGAGTTGGAGGACAGCAATAAAGAAGAG ATCCGCCGACAGATGATCGATGGAAGACCAGGTGAAATGCAGATCAAAACTCTGGTACTGTCGATTGACGAG CGCTACATCGATGAGGTCTACAGGGGTTACACCTGGACTCCTATCAATGGAACAGACTACAG TCTCGGTCTAGTATTACCATCCTACAATGAGTACTACATCAAGGCAGATCTGAGCGATGTGATGCTGCAGCTCCAGT ATATGCAGTCTTTGCTGCCCAGCTCCTTTGAATCATCAGGGCACGTGTTTCTAGCTCCAAG GGAATACTGCAAGCGTCTGCAGCTTTCTGACAACAACACCCAGTTCTTGCAGAACTTTCTGTCTCTCATGCTTGACCTCTCCCCTGAATCTGATGAGT gTGACCATGGCCTGATCCACAACCTGATTTTTGATTCTAGGATCATCGGGCAGCTTGCTTCTCGTGTATGGAAGAACAAGGACCTCAATTC GTATGGCTTCCTAGCTGTATTTGCATCCACAGACGGAGGAATAACACGAGTTTTTCCCAACAT AGCTGCCGAGTTGTGGGATGAGGACCCTGAACCCTTCAATTCAAATTTCTACAGACGGAGCCTCGACAACAAAGGCTACATGTTCAGATCTACACTCAGATCCT CTTTGGATGACCCCATTGCAGCAGAAAATGGGACGAGTGAAATTGTGGTTAGTTCAGCTGTGGAGGTTAATTTAGCAGGAAAACTGCTCAGACCTGCAG TGGTTGGTGGGAAGCTGGACTTGGAAGCTTGGGTGGATAAGTTCAAAATCCTGGCCAGCAACATGTCAGACGGCCGGCAGGGGTCACACAAG TGTGGACCTCTGAGAAGTTGCGAGATGGATTGCGAGATGGACACAAAT GAACTCGGCTGCTATCTCATTGATGATGGTGGGTTCCTGGTTATGTCCAATCAGGCAGATCACTTCCAAAAG attGGTCTTTTCTTTGGCGATGTGGACGCTCCCCTGATGTATGCCCTCTACAACAATTCGATCTTCACTCGACGGCAGTCTTTCCAGTACCAGTCTGCATGTGAGCCGGTCAGCAGCAGCCACACCGGCGCAGCACCGAGAGGTGTTTTTGTG cCGTCCATTGCTGATGTTTTGAGCTTGGCATGGTGGACATCAACAATGGCATG GTCTGTGTTTCAGCAGCTTCTTTATGGACTGGCCTATAACAGCTGGCTCTATCAAG CTGATGTCCTCATCGAAGGCTTTGAGACTAAAGAAAGCAGCTGTGTGACCATCCAAAGCCAGTTCTACTtcacaaacaccacaaactCCTACAATATGCTGCAGGACTGTGGAAACTGCTCCAG ACTGTTCCATGCAAAGAGGATCGAAAACACAAACCTGCTTTTTGTGGTCGCCGAGAAACTGCTCTGCCAGTCGTGTGAGATTGAGACACTGACCCAGGTCAGAACAGAGT TTCAGGAGGAAAATCCGTGTGAAGTATTGAACAATACACGATATCGTAAAGGCCCGACTTCCTGCTTTGACTACAGTGCCTTA GAAAACACGTCAGAGTGTGGACGAGGTCATTCCCTGCAGTCCTCCATAGGAGTCCTCCTCTTCATTCAGCTCACTCTGCCTCTCTTTCATCTCTCACACATGCAAACGCTCTGA